AGATACAACTTTAACAGAACTTATGAAACATAAGGGGATAGGTCAGGAAAAGGCGATACACATTCTGGCGAATATAGAGTTTGCAAGAAGAATATATGCAACGAATGTCCTAGATGTGAAGTGTGATAGCCCGCAGTCAATAGCCAATTATCTAAAATCATCTTTAGAGAATTTAACACAAGAAGTCTTCATAGTATTAGATATTGATACGAAAGGTAAAATAATCGAAAAAAGAGAAGTATTCAAAGGTAGTTTATCTATGTCGGTGGTGCATCCAAGGGAAGTATTTAAACTAGCGATAAAAAATAGTGCTTCAAGCATTGTCTGTGTGCATAATCACCCAAGTGGAGATGCAACACCTTCTATAGAAGATATTAAAACGACGATAAATCTAATGGAAGTTGGTGAAGTAGTTGGTATAGAAATGCTAGATCATATTGTAGTGGCTAAAAAAGGATATGTTAGTATTAGAAAAGTATTGAATTATCTAGCAGTTGAAAATATAGATTATAAATATGAAGATGTTACAGGTGAACAATTAAAATATATACTGAGAAAATATAAGGTTGTAGGAGAGTATTAAATAAGTAAAAGGTCTAAAACGAAATATAAAAAATTGATTTTCTAGTAGAAATATAGTAGTATAAAGGAAGGTGATTCACTACCTATATTTCAAATGTGAACGTTAAGCTAGGAATTTTTCCTAGCTTTTTTGTATGGAATATTTTTAATGGGTGAAAAATTCTAGAATAAGGGTATTTGATATGCAAACAATTTGAAAAATTATAGAAAGATCAATATTTCAAAATTTTTGCTTTTCTACTTCATCTATGTTAAAATATAGTCATAAAAGAGAGAGCCGTTTTAAAGACGGTGGCTCTAGTTTAGGTATTTTATAACCATCTAGCCTGCCAAAGCATAAAGATGGTTATTTTTTATTGTCTTTTTTTAATGCTACAATACATGCACTAACTACTGAAACAATCAATAGATTTATTCCAATAATCGTCTGTACAATTTCGTAAGCTGACAACTTGCTACTCCTTTCGTCAAGATTTTAGTGTATGCGAGCATAGCACCATCCCCTTTCATATTGAAGTAGCCACCATCTTTATCGGAAGTGTTACACTCCCTAACTTCTCTCTCCAATTTTGATTATATCAAATTAAATGGTCATTATCAATAATTTATAAATATACGTAATATAATAAATTTAAAGGATAAATATAGTGTTACAGTGAATGTTAAAAAAATTCATTTACTATAGTTTTACTGAAGTTATTATATCAAAAAAGTGGTTTTGATGAGGAAATAATTTTGTAAATGTATATAGGTATAGAAAAGAGAAGACATGTATTTTTTAGTTCCAGTTAAAAGATTAGTTTCAAGTTAATTTTTAGTTTTATATTTGAATTGGAATTTAATTTAAGAATTAATAAATTCTAAAAACAACCTTGAATTTTCAGAAATAACATTGACTAGCAATTTTTTATTTGATATAATTTCTATAATTTAACAAACGTTAATTGGGTTTTATGTTGAGTGGAAAGTTAATCTATAGATTGAATTATTTTAGAATATCAAATATTAAGAAAGAAATTGATTAGCTTCTATGAGCAATTGATTTCTTTTTATTGTATTTAGATTTTAAAAGGCTATTTATAAAATAAAAACTGGACTTTTAAATAGAAGGACTCAAATTAGGAGTGGGAAATATGAGAAAATTTTTATTTGCGGTAGTTTTATTTCTTATTACAGTAGTCTCGGGGATTAATATTTATTTTTCATATCAAATTAAATATGTTGTCGATGCCCTTACTACTAAAAATGAGCAATTATTCTACAATCAAATTATATATTTATCTGTAATTATAATACTAATGCTTATATGTGAATATTTACGTCAGATTTTAGATACTATTTATCTGAATAAAGTTGGGTTTAATATTCATAGAACCCTTGTGGGTAGTTTACTTAAGAATAAACTAGATACAAAGAGTAAAAATTTATTATCTACTGTAAATAATGATATTGGAATGGTAAAAGATCAATATTATAATACGATTTTTTCTCTGTATCAGGGGATAGTTTATTTTATTTTTGCTACAATAGCGTTGTTCAAATTGGATGTAACAACAGCGTTTTGGGTTATAGGATTGTCATTATTTCCGATTGTAATTCCTAACCTATTCAAATCATATTTGAAAAATGTTCAAAACAGTATTTCTATACAAAAGGCTAGTTATAACGATAAACTTGAAGATTTTTTAGAAGGGTTATTAGTTATTAAAAATAGCGATTCTGCTAATATATTTTATGAAAAATTACTTAATGAATATAAAAAAATAAATAAACTTGTTAATAGGAAGAATGTTTTAGCATCACTTGTAAATGTCTTAACAGGATTAGTATTCTATGCTACTATTATTGCTATTTTATATATAGGAGGTCGTCAAGCTCTGTTAGGAAATACTAGTGTAGGGGATATAGTATCTATTTTTACTATTTCTGCAGAGTTAGTAATGCCTGTCAATTTGATAACAGC
This is a stretch of genomic DNA from Gemella haemolysans. It encodes these proteins:
- the radC gene encoding RadC family protein; the protein is MVAYTIKEFNEEDRPREKFKKLGALALSDKEILAILLRTGTKNQNVIELSDMILKDMGGITKLRDTTLTELMKHKGIGQEKAIHILANIEFARRIYATNVLDVKCDSPQSIANYLKSSLENLTQEVFIVLDIDTKGKIIEKREVFKGSLSMSVVHPREVFKLAIKNSASSIVCVHNHPSGDATPSIEDIKTTINLMEVGEVVGIEMLDHIVVAKKGYVSIRKVLNYLAVENIDYKYEDVTGEQLKYILRKYKVVGEY
- a CDS encoding putative holin-like toxin, which gives rise to MSAYEIVQTIIGINLLIVSVVSACIVALKKDNKK
- a CDS encoding ATP-binding cassette domain-containing protein — protein: MRKFLFAVVLFLITVVSGINIYFSYQIKYVVDALTTKNEQLFYNQIIYLSVIIILMLICEYLRQILDTIYLNKVGFNIHRTLVGSLLKNKLDTKSKNLLSTVNNDIGMVKDQYYNTIFSLYQGIVYFIFATIALFKLDVTTAFWVIGLSLFPIVIPNLFKSYLKNVQNSISIQKASYNDKLEDFLEGLLVIKNSDSANIFYEKLLNEYKKINKLVNRKNVLASLVNVLTGLVFYATIIAILYIGGRQALLGNTSVGDIVSIFTISAELVMPVNLITASIANITSVKDIKRELDSKEKFEYIDSHKIIDFENIEIRNESYKFNNREIFSDFSAIFEKGKKYLIQGDSGSGKSTLALLLTKNLEGCNIFLNGKNINSYEYNTIQKIITYVPQDSFIFVGTIIDNLTFYKNIEADKIMTLIKETRLDDKIKEVSNLVNTTYDKRKSNLSGGQKQRLALIRAILQEKQVIVLDETLSGLDKNTYILIEKLLLSMKDKTLIHISHRSYPETLRMYDEVYVMGKIENAK